A genome region from Erigeron canadensis isolate Cc75 chromosome 3, C_canadensis_v1, whole genome shotgun sequence includes the following:
- the LOC122594552 gene encoding CSC1-like protein ERD4, with amino-acid sequence MDFSSFLTSLGTSFIIFVILMILFAWLCTKPGNEVIYYPNRILKGMEPYEGSRSKIRNPFAWIHEAISSSERDVINLSGLDSAVYFVFLSTVFGILLLSGIVLLPVLLPIAITENNPGVKNSTGKNAFQDLDKLSMAHLKENGSRLWASVVACYWVSFVSYFLLWKGYKHVSDLRAEVLASPEVKAEQFAVLVRDIPPSSEASSKKEQVDTFFKRIYPDTFYKSMMVTDNKAVNKIYEELQDCKKKVVRAEIIYENSKKGPKPVKPTHRTGFLGLLGKKVDSIEYYNDKIRELTPKLEAAQKVTLKEKQQGSAIVFFTSRVNAASAAQSAHARMIDTWTVIDAPEPRQILWSNLPKTFYERETRQYVVYFIVFLTICFYMIPIGLISAFTTLPNLKELMPFLSSILDQETIRTVLGAYLPQIALIVFLALLPKFLLFLSKAEGIPSESHAERAASGKYFYFSVFNVFIGVTIGGTLFESFKEIQKKPNTIPERLATSLPGNATFFLTFVALKFFVGYGLELSRLVPLIIFHIKKKYLCKTEGDVKEAWYPSDLGYATKIPNDMLILTITLCYSVIAPLIIPFGAIYFGLGWLVFRNQVLKVYVPKYESYGRMWPHMHARILASLALFQVTMVGYFGVKEFHFTPVIIPLPIMTIIFSFVCSKKFYRFFQSTALEVACHELKETPNMEIVYKSFLPPSLVPEKHDDQQFEKHDDQQFEKHDDQLFEENV; translated from the exons ATGGATTTTAGTTCGTTTTTAACCTCACTGGGTACTTCTTTTATCATATTTgtgattttaatgatattgtttGCCTGGTTATGTACTAAGCCCGGGAATGAAGTCATTTATTATCCGAACCGGATATTGAAAGGCATGGAGCCATATGAAGGATCCAGGTCCAAGATCCGTAACCCCTTTGCTTGGATCCATGAAGCTATTTCTTCTTCTGAAAGAGATGTTATCAACTTATCTGGTCTTGATTCTGCCGTCTACTTTGTTTTCTTAAGCACCG TATTCGGGATACTTCTTCTATCGGGAATTGTATTACTACCGGTACTTTTGCCCATTGCTATAACTGAAAATAACCCGGGTGTTAAGAATTCTACTGGGAAGAATGCTTTCCAAGATCTTGACAAGCTATCAATGGCACACCTCAAA GAGAATGGATCACGGTTATGGGCGTCTGTGGTAGCTTGTTATTGGGTTTCGTTTGTCTCGTATTTCCTTTTGTGGAAAGGATACAAGCATGTATCTGATTTGAGAGCTGAGGTACTTGCGTCTCCGGAAGTTAAAGCTGAACAATTTGCTGTTTTGGTCAGGGACATACCTCCTTCATCTGAAGCTTCTTCTAAAAAGGAACAAGTTGACACCTTCTTCAAAAGAATATATCCTGATACATTTTACAAATCAATGATGGTAACAGATAACAAAGCAGTCAACAAAATCTATGAAGAATTGCAAGATTGTAAAAAGAAGGTCGTGCGGGCTGAAATCATAtatgaaaactcaaaaaaaggCCCAAAACCTGTGAAACCGACTCACAGAACTGGGTTCCTTGGTCTCCTTGGTAAGAAGGTGGATTCAATTGAATACTACAATGACAAGATCCGTGAGTTGACCCCAAAACTTGAGGCTGCACAGAAAGTAACTCTTAAAGAGAAGCAACAGGGTTCGGCCATTGTCTTTTTCACTAGCCGGGTTAATGCGGCTTCAGCCGCTCAGAGTGCACATGCACGGATGATTGACACATGGACAGTCATCGATGCTCCTGAACCACGACAAATCTTATGGAGTAACCTCCCTAAAACTTTTTATGAAAGAGAGACACGACAATACGTTGTATACTTTATTGTTTTCTTGACGATATGCTTTTACATGATCCCCATTGGGCTGATTTCTGCTTTCACGACTCTTCCAAATTTGAAAGAGTTGATGCCCTTTTTGAGTTCTATTCTTGATCAGGAAACAATTAGAACAGTGCTGGGAGCTTATCTCCCTCAGATTGCTCTTATCGTATTTCTAGCTTTGCTGCCCAAGTTCCTTTTGTTTTTATCGAAGGCTGAAGGGATTCCATCAGAGAGTCACGCAGAGAGGGCTGCCTCAGGGAAATACTTTTATTTCTCagtgtttaatgtgtttatTGGTGTTACAATTGGTGGAACTCTTTTCGAATCTTTCAAGGAAATTCAGAAAAAACCAAACACCATACCTGAAAGGCTAGCAACGAGCCTTCCTGGGAACGCTACTTTCTTTTTGACTTTTGTGGCTCTCAA ATTCTTTGTTGGTTACGGGCTTGAGTTGTCAAGATTAGTTCCTTTGATTATATTCCATATCAAGAAGAAGTATCTGTGCAAGACCGAAGGAGATGTGAAAGAGGCTTGGTACCCTTCCGATCTTGGATACGCAACCAAAATTCCCAATGACATGCTTATTCTCACAATTACCCTTTGTTACTCTGTCATCGCTCCTCTAATTATTCCGTTTGGTGCAATATACTTCGGACTAGGATGGCTGGTATTTCGAAATCAG GTCCTGAAAGTCTATGTCCCAAAGTATGAGAGCTACGGAAGGATGTGGCCACACATGCATGCACGCATCTTAGCCTCCTTGGCACTATTCCAAGTCACAATGGTCGGGTACTTTGGAGTAAAGGAGTTCCACTTCACCCCTGTCATCATCCCACTCCCAATAATGACCATCATCTTTTCATTCGTTTGTAGCAAGAAATTCTACCGGTTTTTCCAATCCACGGCACTAGAAGTTGCCTGTCACGAGTTGAAGGAGACACCAAACATGGAAATCGTCTACAAGTCCTTCTTACCACCAAGCCTTGTCCCCGAAAAGCATGATGACCAGCAGTTTGAAAAGCATGATGACCAACAGTTTGAAAAGCATGATGACCAACTGTTTGAGGAGAACGTTTAA
- the LOC122591294 gene encoding dammarenediol II synthase-like: MWKLKIAEGGKDPYLFSTNNFVGRQTWEFDPIAGTSEEKQEVENARQYFLNRQKEGYQASSDLLMRIQLIKENGIDLLSIRPARLKEEEEVNYEAVTIAVRKAVRLNCAIQAKDGHWPAEHAGPLFFTPPLIIVLYISGTINTHLTKEHKKELIRYIYNHQNEDGGWGFHIEGHSTMMGSTLNYISLRLLGEGADDKNGAVSRGRKWILDHGGATSISSWGKIYLSVLGVYEWEGCNPVPPEFWIFPQIFPFHPAKMWCYCRTAYMPMSYLYGRKFHGPITDLVLDLRKEIHCIPYDEINWNKHRHDCCKEDLFYPHSTIQDMLWDGLHYISEPIFKYWPFTKFRERALKKAIELIRYNAQETRYITMACIEKCFQMMCWWAENPNGDEFKCHLARVPDFLWLSEDGMKVQTFGSQLWDCVFATQAIISSNMPEEYGDSLKKANFYIKESQIKNNPTGDFSKMCRQFSKGAWTFTDQDHGWPVSDCSAEALKCLLLLSKMPDEITGEKANNEWLYEVINFFFHVQSPASGGFATWETPIPQPYLQKLNPSEVFADIVVEREHIENTSSIIQALQAFKRLHPTHRKTEIEISVAKAVRYLEERQLSNGSWYGYWGICFIYGTFFALVGLESAGKTYSNSETVRKGVKFLLSIQNVEGGWGESYKSCTSEVYTPLDGNQANLVQTSWAMLGLMAGGQAERDPIPLHKAAKTLINAQMDNGDFPQQNFTGASMRNCMLHYPRYRNAFTLRALAEYRKRLWALN; this comes from the exons ATGTGGAAGTTGAAGATAGCAGAGGGAGGGAAGGATCCTTACTTGTTTAGCACCAACAACTTTGTTGGTCGCCAAACTTGGGAGTTTGATCCGATTGCGGGTACCtctgaagaaaaacaagaagttGAAAATGCTCGTCAATACTTCTTGAATAGACAAAAGGAAGGTTATCAAGCATCTAGTGATTTACTCATGCGGATACAA TTGATTAAGGAAAACGGAATAGATCTACTAAGCATACGGCCAGCAAGGTTGAAAGAGGAGGAGGAAGTGAATTATGAAGCAGTGACAATAGCAGTGAGAAAAGCAGTCCGGCTGAATTGTGCTATACAAGCAAAAGATGGCCATTGGCCAGCCGAACATGCTGGCCCTTTGTTCTTTACTCCGCCTCTT ATTATTGTCTTGTACATCAGTGGGACTATCAATACACATCTAACCAAAGAACACAAGAAAGAGTTGATACGTTACATCTACAACCACCAA aatgaAGATGGAGGGTGGGGGTTCCATATCGAGGGACATAGTACCATGATGGGATCCACATTAAACTACATATCGTTACGGCTGTTAGGAGAAGGAGCAGATGACAAAAATGGTGCAGTAAGCAGAGGAAGGAAGTGGATACTTGATCATGGTGGTGCAACTTCAATTTCATCGTGGGGAAAAATTTATCTATCG GTATTAGGAGTGTATGAATGGGAGGGGTGCAACCCAGTGCCTCCAGAATTTTGGATTTTCCCCCAAATATTTCCTTTTCATCCTG CAAAAATGTGGTGCTATTGTCGGACGGCCTATATGCCAATGTCGTATTTGTATGGGAGAAAGTTCCATGGTCCGATCACTGATCTTGTTCTTGATCTAAGAAAGGAGATTCACTGTATTCCTTATGATGAGATAAATTGGAATAAACATCGCCATGATTGTTGCAAG GAAGATCTCTTTTACCCTCATTCAACAATCCAAGATATGTTGTGGGATGGTCTTCACTATATTAGCGAACCAATCTTCAAGTATTGGCCTTTCACCAAATTTAGAGAAAGAGCACTCAAGAAAGCAATTGAATTGATTCGTTACAACGCTCAAGAGACTCGATACATTACCATGGCATGTATTGAAAAG TGTTTCCAAATGATGTGTTGGTGGGCTGAGAACCCGAATGGGGATGAGTTCAAGTGCCACCTGGCTAGAGTGCCCGATTTCTTGTGGTTATCAGAAGATGGAATGAAGGTGCAGACTTTTGGTAGTCAATTATGGGATTGTGTATTCGCAACTCAAGCTATAATCTCAAGTAATATGCCAGAAGAATATGGGGATTCACTTAAAAAAGCCAATTTTTATATCAAAGAATCGCAAATCAAGAACAACCCGACTGGAGATTTCAGTAAAATGTGTCGACAATTTAGTAAAGGAGCATGGACATTCACTGATCAAGATCATGGCTGGCCTGTCTCAGATTGTTCAGCTGAAGCCCTCAAA TGTCTTCTATTGCTATCTAAAATGCCAGATGAAATTACAGGAGAAAAAGCAAATAATGAGTGGTTATATGAagttattaatttcttttttcatgTACAGTCTCCTGCTAGCGGAGGTTTTGCTACTTGGGAAACACCGATTCCACAACCATATTTACAG AAACTCAATCCCTCAGAAGTTTTCGCCGACATTGTCGTTGAAAGAGA GCATATTGAGAACACATCATCCATAATCCAAGCTCTACAAGCCTTCAAAAGGTTGCACCCAACACATAGGAAGACAGAAATAGAAATTTCGGTAGCAAAAGCAGTGCGCTATCTTGAGGAAAGACAACTGTCGAATGGTTCATG GTATGGCTATTGGGGGATATGCTTCATATATGGCACGTTCTTTGCACTGGTAGGCTTAGAGTCTGCTGGAAAAACATATAGCAACTCTGAAACGGTTCGTAAAGGTGTCAAGTTCTTATTGTCGATACAGAATGTAGAGGGTGGTTGGGGGGAGAGCTACAAGTCTTGTACAAGTGAAGTGTACACACCGTTGGATGGAAACCAGGCAAACTTGGTTCAAACCTCATGGGCAATGCTTGGGCTTATGGCTGGGGGACAGGCCGAGAGAGACCCGATACCCTTACACAAAGCTGCAAAAACCTTGATTAATGCACAAATGGATAACGGAGATTTCCCTCAACAA AATTTTACTGGAGCCTCCATGAGGAACTGTATGCTGCATTATCCGCGATATAGGAATGCTTTCACACTACGGGCACTAGCAGAATATCGAAAACGTCTTTGGGCCTTAAACTAA
- the LOC122594174 gene encoding hydroxyproline O-galactosyltransferase GALT2, translated as MRMMKRSRSEVFGLRRVKLPHILFGLAALYLIIVCFKFPDYFDTSGSIVSTSSSIEDVRNYALEGSSSSTSTLPLIRSAYREKISESALGNDNVVDKSLNEENSDKDDGFPPVDLRYGRLTGNILKQRYRTKDMSGLEKMADEAWSLGLKAWEEVDKFNEKETELSSVLEGKQERCPPWVSVSGEELTKGDRMMFLPCGLAVGSSITVVGTPHRAHNEYVPQLARVKAGDPLVLVSQFKVELQGLKSVVAEDPPKILHLNPRLRGDWSHQPVIEHNTCYRMQWGAAQRCDGLPSKGDDDMLVDGFPRCEKWMRNDVVDSKESRTSSWFKRFIGRAQKPEVTWPFPFVEGKLFVLTIRAGLDGYHVNVGGRHVTSFPYRTGFTLEDATGLAIKGDVDVHSVYATSLPASHPSFSPQRVIEMSEKWKAKPLPHHPIRVFIGILSATNHFAERMAIRKTWMQSLAIKTSDVAVRFFVALSPRKEQNAVLKKEAAYFGDIVVLTFMDHYELVVLKTIAICEYAVQNVSAAYVMKVDDDTFTRVDTILKELDRVPHQQSLYMGNLNLYHRPLRHGKWAVSFEEWPEAVYPTYANGPGYIISSDIAKFIISQHAKRKLRIFKMEDVSMGMWVEQFNSTTPVKYSHHGKFCQYGCMDNYYTAHYQSPRQMVCLWDNLARGRPRCCNF; from the exons ATGAGAATGATGAAGAGGTCAAGAAGTGAAGTCTTTGGTTTAAGAAGGGTAAAACTGCCTCAtatattgtttggtttagctgcattgtatttgattattgtttgttttaagTTTCCGGATTATTTTGATACATCGGGTAGTATTGTGTCGACTAGTAGTAGTATTGAGGATGTTAGGAATTACGCGTTAGaaggtagtagtagtagtactaGTACTTTGCCTTTGATAAGATCTGCATATCGTGAAAAAATTAGTGAATCGGCTTTAGGAAATGATAATGTAGTTGATAAGAGTTTAAATGAGGAAAATTCGGATAAAGATGATGGCTTTCCGCCTGTTGATCTTAGATACGGGCGGTTAACTGGGAATATATTGAAACAAAGGTATAGGACTAAAGATATGTCGGGGTTGGAGAAAATGGCGGATGAGGCTTGGAGTTTAGGTTTGAAGGCGTGGGAAGAGGTTGATAAGTTCAATGAAAAGGAGACGGAGTTGTCGTCAGTGCTTGAAGGGAAGCAAGAAAGGTGTCCGCCTTGGGTGTCGGTTAGTGGTGAAGAGTTGACTAAAGGAGATAGGATGATGTTCCTTCCGTGTGGTCTTGCTGTTGGGTCTTCTATTACAGTAGTGGGAACGCCTCATCGTGCTCATAATGAGTATGTTCCTCAACTTGCGAGAGTTAAGGCTGGTGatccattggttttggtttcaCAGTTTAAGGTTGAGTTGCAGGGGTTAAAGTCTGTAGTTGCAGAGGATCCTCCGAAAATTTTGCATTTGAACCCTCGATTGAGGGGTGATTGGAGTCATCAACCGGTGATTGAACACAATACTTGCTATAGGATGCAATGGGGTGCAGCTCAGAGGTGCGATGGTTTGCCTTCGAAAGGCGATGATGACATGCTTG TTGATGGATTTCCAAGATGTGAAAAATGGATGCGTAATGATGTTGTCGATTCAAAAGAATCACGGACATCATCGTGGTTTAAGCGATTTATAGGACGTGCCCAGAAACCAGAAGTGACATGGCCATTTCCTTTTGTGGAGGGTAAATTGTTTGTCTTGACCATACGTGCTGGACTTGATGGATACCATGTAAATGTCGGAGGCCGACATGTGACATCATTTCCCTATCGTACA GGGTTTACACTTGAGGATGCAACAGGATTAGCAATTAAAGGGGATGTAGATGTTCATTCTGTTTATGCCACATCCCTCCCAGCCTCTCATCCGAGCTTTTCACCACAAAGGGTCATAGAAATGTCAGAGAAATGGAAAGCTAAACCTTTGCCACACCATCCTATACGAGTTTTTATTGGGATTTTGTCTGCTACCAATCATTTCGCAGAGCGCATGGCTATTAGGAAGACATGGATGCAGTCTTTGGCAATCAAAACCTCAGATGTAGCAGTTCGCTTTTTTGTTGCGCTG AGTCCAAGGAAGGAGCAAAATGCAGTTCTCAAAAAGGAGGCTGCTTACTTCGGAGATATTGTTGTATTAACATTTATGGACCACTATGAGCTTGTGGTGCTTAAAACCATAGCCATCTGTGAATATGCG GTCCAAAATGTCAGTGCTGCATATGTAATGAAAGTTGATGATGACACTTTCACAAGAGTGGATACCATCTTGAAAGAACTTGATAGAGTCCCTCATCAACAATCTCTATATATGGGAAATCTGAATCTGTATCACAGACCTTTAAGACATGGCAAATGGGCAGTCAGTTTTGAG GAATGGCCAGAAGCGGTATATCCAACTTATGCAAATGGACCAGGATATATAATTTCCAGCGACATAGCCAAGTTCATCATATCCCAACACGCCAAAAGAAAACTCAGG ATATTCAAAATGGAAGATGTGAGCATGGGAATGTGGGTTGAGCAGTTTAACAGCACCACTCCAGTCAAATACTCGCATCATGGGAAGTTTTGTCAATATGGGTGTATGGATAACTACTACACAGCACATTACCAATCCCCGAGACAAATGGTTTGTTTATGGGATAATTTAGCTAGAGGAAGGCCTCGGTGCTGCAATTTTTGA
- the LOC122593059 gene encoding phospholipase A1-Igamma1, chloroplastic, with protein MATTLRPVNHQNQPLLTTNMHRRRRITATFNELAINDGDKKSTRLAKSISNILNIYLDKQPSIKNFLYRTAWNDVVSQAEAKLDLPTDSPKENISHIWREIHGGSDWENLLDPLDPNVRREIIKYGEFAQATYDAFDFDMFSEYCGSCLFGRKRLFEKLGLKKHGYDVSKYIYAMSQYEIPRWLEKSYVTDTWSKDSNWMGYVAVSDDTETKRIGRRDIVMSWRGTVLPSEWYEDMQRDLEPLGHGEAKVERGFLSIYKSKRVTTRYNKTSASEQVMDEVRRLTKMYKEKGEEVSLTITGHSLGGALALLNAYEASMMFPTLPISVISFGAPRVGNIAFRDELHHKGVKALRVTIKQDLVPRMPGIVFNETLQKFDDLTGTLEWVYHHVGAELKLDVRASPFLKRGSNFVGIHHPETYLHLVDGYVSSSSPFRADAKRDVALVNKYCDMLVNDLRIPSCWYQLANKGLVTNEHGRWVRPKRDPEDIPSPIEEEQNSEF; from the coding sequence ATGGCAACAACCCTGAGACCGGTCAACCACCAGAACCAACCACTCTTAACCACCAACATGCACCGTCGCCGCCGTATAACCGCCACGTTCAACGAATTAGCAATCAACGACGGTGACAAAAAGTCAACCCGATTAGCCAAATCAATCTCAAATATCTTAAACATATATCTCGATAAGCAACCATCTATCAAAAATTTCCTATATCGAACCGCATGGAACGACGTCGTTTCACAAGCCGAAGCTAAACTTGACTTACCAACGGATTCTCCAAAAGAAAATATTTCCCATATCTGGCGGGAAATACACGGCGGGTCGGATTGGGAGAATCTACTTGACCCGTTGGACCCGAATGTTCGAAGAGAGATAATCAAGTACGGTGAGTTTGCACAAGCGACGTATGACGCCTTTGATTTCGATATGTTTTCCGAATATTGCGGAAGTTGTTTGTTTGGTCGGAAAAGGTTGTTTGAGAAATTGGGATTAAAGAAACACGGGTATGatgttagtaaatatatatatgccatGTCACAATATGAGATCCCAAGATGGTTGGAAAAGTCTTATGTTACCGACACGTGGAGTAAGGATAGTAATTGGATGGGTTACGTGGCGGTTAGCGATGATACCGAGACGAAAAGGATTGGGAGGAGAGATATTGTCATGTCGTGGCGCGGGACGGTGTTGCCGTCCGAGTGGTACGAGGATATGCAACGCGATCTCGAGCCGTTAGGGCACGGGGAAGCGAAAGTGGAGCGCggttttttaagtatttataagTCGAAACGCGTGACAACTAGGTATAATAAGACGAGTGCGTCGGAACAAGTGATGGACGAGGTTAGACGGTTAACGAAAATGTACAAGGAAAAAGGTGAAGAAGTTAGTTTAACTATAACCGGACATAGTTTGGGGGGAGCGTTAGCGTTATTGAATGCTTACGAGGCGTCTATGATGTTTCCGACGTTGCCTATTAGCGTGATCTCGTTTGGGGCACCTAGGGTTGGGAATATCGCGTTTAGGGATGAGTTACATCATAAAGGCGTGAAAGCGTTGCGTGTGACAATTAAACAAGATCTTGTCCCTCGGATGCCTGGGATTGTGTTTAACGAGACGTTACAAAAATTTGATGACCTAACGGGTACACTTGAGTGGGTTTATCACCACGTTGGGGCAGAGTTGAAGCTCGATGTCAGAGCTTCACCTTTTTTAAAACGTGGGTCTAATTTTGTAGGAATTCATCATCCCGAGACGTATTTACATCTCGTGGATGGTTATGTAAGTAGTAGCTCACCCTTTCGGGCGGATGCTAAACGAGATGTGGCATTGGTGAATAAGTATTGTGATATGCTTGTGAATGACCTTAGGATTCCATCATGTTGGTATCAATTAGCAAACAAAGGGTTAGTTACAAATGAACATGGAAGATGGGTTAGACCAAAAAGGGATCCTGAAGACATACCTTCACCTATTGAAGAAGAACAAAATTCTGAATTCTAG